One stretch of Astatotilapia calliptera chromosome 3, fAstCal1.2, whole genome shotgun sequence DNA includes these proteins:
- the LOC113019197 gene encoding tripartite motif-containing protein 16-like has translation MAEKWPQQCAVELDLYQLYCSVCMDLLKDPVTIQCGHTYCRICIEGCWEQEKEKGTYSCPQCRETFSPRPVLGRNNMLAEVVEKLKRTVTQQARPASPLAPAGPTDIACDFCCGTKRNKATMSCLTCLASYCPAHLEPHHSFPVLKLHQLVSATVPLKEKMCAKHNKLIEVYCKTDQRCICYLCTMDDHWRHSTVTAAAERAAEQGRLFLSHCAFKRKSQERQKELNELVQAVKDFKICFQTAMKSKDKLFDELISSIQKQRTLIKQLIEAREKLAVVRAEALQLQLEEEIARLKKRDADLEQLSHTEDHIHFIQLFQSLSISCESPDLPTGAVVHPKHSVETVTECLTQLRDDMKKLLETTWPKISATVFGIKVVLPPVPKTREEFLCYHCPLTVDPNSVNKYLDLSQDSQRVTSGYYEHFHLSHSDRFGGVKQVLCREGLTGRCYWEVSWSGGAWSVAASYKNISRTSFDSEFGKNDKSWCLECSAKGYTFRHNLVAKAVSGPRTSQIGVYLDYRSGTLSFYSISDTMTLLHKVCTVFTQPLYPGLGLKEGSSGCYAEVKKL, from the exons ATGGCAGAGAAATGGCCGCAGCAGTGTGCCGTCGAGTTGGACCTGTATCAGCTTTACTGCTCGGTATGTATGGACCTACTCAAAGATCCCGTCACCATCCAGTGTGGACACACTTACTGCAGAATCTGCATCGAGGGGTGCTGGGAGCAGGAAAAGGAGAAGGGAACGTACAGCTGTCCTCAGTGTAGGGAGACCTTCAGTCCAAGGCCTGTCCTCGGGAGGAACAACATGCTGGCTGAG GTTGTAGAGAAGCTGAAGAGGACAGTAACCCAACAGGCCCGTCCAGCTTCTCCTCTTGCTCCTGCAGGACCAACAGACATTGCCTGTGATTTCTGTTGTGGgaccaaaagaaacaaagccaCCATGTCTTGCCTGACCTGCTTGGCATCGTACTGTCCTGCTCATCTTGAGCCTCACCACAGTTTTCCTGTGCTGAAGCTTCACCAGCTGGTGTCTGCTACAGTGCCACTTAAGGAAAAAATGTGTGCGAAGCACAACAAGCTGATTGAGGTTTACTGTAAGACTGATCAAAGATGTATCTGCTATTTGTGCACCATGGACGATCACTGGCGCCACTCAacagtgacagcagcagcagaaagagcTGCTGAGCAG GGACGGCTTTTTCTGAGTCACTGTGCATTTAAGCGGAAATCCCAGGAGAGACAAAAAGAGCTGAATGAGCTGGTCCAAGCTGTGAAGGACTTCAAG atttgttttcagACTGCAATGAAGTCCAAAGACAAGCTCTTTGATGagctgatctcctccatacAAAAGCAACGTACTTTAATAAAGCAGCTGATTGAGGCTCGAGAGAAACTAGCAGTTGTTCGGGCAGAagctctgcagctgcagctggaggaggaaatCGCCAGGCTGAAGAAAAGAGACGCTGACCTGGAACAGCTTTCTCATACAGAAGATCacattcatttcattcag ctctTCCAGTCTCTCTCCATCTCATGTGAATCTCCAGACTTGCCAACAGGCGCTGTTGTTCATCCTAAACATTCAGTGGAAACCGTGACCGAATGTCTGACTCAGCTGAGAGATGACATGAAGAAGCTTCTGGAGACCACATGGCCCAAGATCTCTGCAACAG TTTTTGGTATAAAAGTTGTGCTGCCACCCGTGCCAAAGACCAGAGAAGAGTTTTTGTGCT ATCACTGTCCTCTAACAGTGGATCCCAACTCGGTCAACAAATACTTGGACCTTTCACAAGATTCTCAACGAGTGACGAGTGGCTACTATGAGCATTTTCATTTATCTCACTCGGACAGGTTTGGAGGTGTGAAGCAGGTGCTGTGCAGAGAGGGTTTAACAGGGCGGTGCTATTGGGAGGTCAGTTGGAGTGGTGGCGCCTGGTCAGTGGCAGCGTCTTACAAAAACATCAGCCGGACATCATTTGACTCGGAATTTGGGAAGAATGACAAGTCCTGGTGTTTGGAGTGCTCTGCAAAAGGATATACTTTCAGACATAATTTAGTAGCAAAGGCGGTGTCAGGTCCTCGTACCTCTCAGATTGGCGTGTACCTGGATTACAGGTCAGGTACTCTGTCGTTTTACAGCATCTCTGACACCATGACTCTGCTTCACAAAGTGTGCACAGTATTCACTCAGCCTCTCTATCCTGGccttgggctgaaggaaggaagcTCTGGCTGTTAtgcagaagtgaagaagttgTGA